Proteins encoded within one genomic window of Natator depressus isolate rNatDep1 chromosome 1, rNatDep2.hap1, whole genome shotgun sequence:
- the LOC141975412 gene encoding potassium voltage-gated channel subfamily A member 6-like: protein MRAEEPLSLAGAGGGCGEAEAAGEERSGSGSCCSSERLVINISGLRFETQLRTLSLFPDTLLGDPSRRVRFFDPLRNEYFFDRNRPSFDAILYYYQSGGRLRRPVHVPLDVFMEEIRFYQLGEEAIETFREDEGFIQEEEKPLPQQHFQRQVWLLFEYPESSGPARGIAIVSVLVILISIVIFCLETLPEFRQESKGAPPGFAEGAHREDGQFLLPEQPNGTPSPMHPSPRASPFFTDPFFLIETLCIIWFSFELLVRFFACPSKPEFSRNIMNIIDIVAIIPYFITLGTELAQEQQQKQQPRNNINNNGGQQQAMSLAILRVIRLVRVFRIFKLSRHSKGLQILGKTLQASMRELGLLIFFLFIGVILFSSAVYFAETDDPESLFTSIPDAFWWAVVTMTTVGYGDMYPMTIGGKIVGSLCAIAGVLTIALPVPVIVSNFNYFYHRETEQEEQCQYTHVTCGQQQSPFSAPKKRDSNQSLSKLEFLEAEDLESMKYPNFIPTSNQGYRGKKMLTEV, encoded by the coding sequence ATGAGGGCGGAGGAGCCCCTGTCTCTCGCAGGGGCCGGGGGCGGCTGCGGAGAGGCGGAGGCGGCCGGGGAGGAGCGGAGCGGCAGCGGCAGTTGCTGCAGCAGCGAGCGCCTGGTGATCAACATCTCCGGGCTGCGCTTCGAGACCCAGCTGCGGACCCTGTCGCTCTTCCCGGACACGCTGCTGGGGGACCCGAGCCGCCGGGTGCGCTTCTTCGACCCGCTGCGCAACGAGTACTTCTTCGATCGGAACCGGCCCAGCTTCGACGCCATCCTCTATTACTACCAGTCCGGGGGCCGGCTCCGCAGGCCGGTCCATGTGCCCCTGGACGTCTTCATGGAGGAGATCCGCTTCTACCAGCTGGGCGAGGAGGCCATCGAGACCTTCCGGGAGGACGAGGGCTTCatccaggaggaggagaagcccctGCCTCAGCAGCACTTCCAGCGCCAGGTGTGGCTCCTTTTCGAGTACCCGGAGAGCTCTGGGCCGGCCCGGGGCATCGCCATTGTCTCGGTGCTGGTGATCCTCATCTCCATAGTCATCTTCTGCCTGGAGACCCTGCCCGAGTTCCGCCAGGAGAGCAAGGGCGCACCGCCGGGCTTTGCGGAGGGCGCGCACCGGGAGGACGGGCAGTTCTTGCTTCCTGAGCAGCCAAATGGCACCCCGTCCCCGATGCACCCCTCTCCCAGGGCAAGCCCCTTCTTCACTGACCCCTTCTTCCTCATCGAGACCCTGTGCATCATCTGGTTCTCCTTCGAGCTGCTGGTGCGCTTCTTCGCCTGCCCCAGCAAGCCCGAGTTCTCCAGGAACATCATGAACATCATCGACATCGTGGCCATCATCCCCTACTTCATCACCCTGGGCACCGAGCTGgctcaggagcagcagcaaaaacAGCAGCCTAGGAACAACATTAACAACAACGGGGGCCAGCAGCAAGCCATGTCCCTGGCCATCCTCAGGGTCATCCGCCTGGTCAGGGTCTTCAGGATCTTCAAGCTCTCCAGACACTCCAAGGGGCTGCAGATCCTGGGGAAAACCCTCCAGGCGAGCATGAGGGAGCTTGGTCTCCtcatctttttccttttcatcGGTGTGATCCTCTTCTCTAGCGCCGTGTATTTTGCTGAGACTGATGACCCAGAATCTTTGTTCACCAGTATCCCAGATGCTTTCTGGTGGGCAGTAGTGACCATGACCACTGTGGGCTATGGGGACATGTACCCTATGACAATCGGGGGCAAGATCGTGGGCTCCTTGTGTGCCATCGCTGGCGTGCTGACCATAGCCCTGCCTGTACCTGTCATTGTGTCCAACTTCAATTACTTCTACCACCGAGAAACTGAGCAGGAGGAGCAGTGCCAGTACACCCATGTCACCTGTGGCCAGCAGCAATCTCCTTTCTCGGCGCCTAAAAAGAGGGACAGTAATCAGTCCCTCAGTAAATTAGAATTTCTGGAGGCAGAAGAtttagaatctatgaaatatCCCAACTTCATTCCAACCAGCAACCAGGGCTACAGAGGGAAGAAAATGCTGACAGAAGTGTGA